A region from the Brachyspira hampsonii genome encodes:
- a CDS encoding aromatic ring-hydroxylating oxygenase subunit alpha has product MIYNMWYAVLDSKEVKKNKPLFAKRLNKNLVFWRDSNNNICCIDDKCCHRGASLSHGKVCKDNIACPFHGFQFDKNGKTVMIPANGKNTEVNKNFFVEGYEVRDLYGFIWFWYGDKDKINDKIMFPDDLKDKKFSYSTIKDEWNNHYTRCIENQLDVVHIAFVHHNTIGRGNKTIVNGPLTELDENNNILKFYVNNVIDNGQKALSSSEMRKEDFKYFLYFYFPNTWQNYIFEKMRIFGVFAPVDDENTVIYMRFYQKIMNIPFIKNIINFIGKKYSDIVLKQDKNVVKTQSKRESYLGMKEEKLIPGDRPIIIYRSTRDKLKKLND; this is encoded by the coding sequence ATGATATATAATATGTGGTATGCCGTATTAGATTCAAAAGAAGTAAAGAAAAATAAACCTCTTTTTGCTAAAAGATTAAATAAAAATCTGGTATTTTGGAGAGATTCTAATAACAATATATGCTGCATAGATGATAAATGCTGTCATAGAGGGGCTTCATTATCTCATGGAAAAGTATGCAAAGATAATATAGCCTGCCCTTTTCATGGATTTCAGTTTGATAAAAACGGAAAAACAGTAATGATTCCAGCCAACGGAAAAAATACTGAAGTTAATAAAAATTTTTTTGTTGAAGGATATGAAGTAAGAGATTTATACGGATTTATTTGGTTTTGGTATGGAGATAAAGATAAAATTAATGATAAAATAATGTTTCCAGATGATTTGAAAGACAAGAAATTCTCATATTCTACTATTAAAGATGAATGGAATAATCATTATACAAGATGCATAGAAAATCAGCTTGATGTAGTGCATATAGCTTTTGTACATCATAACACTATAGGAAGAGGAAATAAAACTATTGTTAATGGACCATTAACAGAGCTGGATGAAAATAACAATATATTAAAATTCTATGTAAATAATGTTATTGATAATGGTCAGAAAGCATTAAGTTCATCAGAAATGAGAAAAGAAGATTTTAAATATTTTTTATATTTTTATTTTCCAAATACTTGGCAGAATTATATATTTGAAAAGATGCGTATATTCGGAGTATTTGCCCCTGTTGATGATGAAAATACCGTTATATATATGAGATTCTATCAGAAAATAATGAATATTCCTTTCATAAAAAATATAATAAACTTTATAGGCAAAAAATATTCAGATATCGTATTAAAACAAGATAAAAATGTGGTAAAAACGCAATCCAAAAGAGAATCTTATTTAGGTATGAAAGAAGAAAAATTAATACCGGGAGACAGACCTATAATAATATATAGAAGCACAAGAGATAAATTAAAAAAACTAAATGATTAA
- a CDS encoding DUF4384 domain-containing protein yields the protein MKTALKYILIITIITLNLYSKETLLIATVDLDHSLRANEPMRKEFVRTINRFAYLKQKTSISVDREKKKLFSTNKLSLEDGLTVASNLKVQAVIIMDSEKVLKATNTNNNNNNNNNITINSNDINTMLSNYNITNTMLSNDIVLTNEIKDLGDLIEYGIGEKTENIDKDGEEKSDEELYEIRYNFKVIDMATGDTLKEYKLKNQSESVSILQEICTYLEFHLSNLLFKSMESPINGIYLNFRIERITLENKTNVINNQGEIIEGESFTLNFRSNAEGYLYIFAFQNDGNVILMFPNDFNNFIKNKYKNKIEARKNYVIPPENSKFNIKIRPPFGEDAFYCLYTKKEQQWIRGEYFKGDGFQMCQKNKIGEFTDKLKYKLKFINSNDWHISKVYLKSISETK from the coding sequence TTGAAAACGGCATTAAAATACATTTTAATTATCACCATAATAACATTAAATCTTTATTCAAAAGAAACTTTACTTATAGCCACTGTAGATTTGGACCATAGTTTAAGAGCCAATGAACCTATGAGAAAAGAGTTTGTAAGAACAATAAATAGATTTGCTTATCTCAAACAAAAAACTTCTATTTCTGTAGACAGAGAAAAGAAAAAACTATTTTCTACAAATAAACTTAGTTTAGAAGATGGATTAACAGTTGCATCAAATCTAAAAGTACAGGCAGTTATAATAATGGATAGTGAAAAAGTATTAAAAGCAACAAATACAAATAATAATAATAATAATAATAATAATATAACTATTAATTCAAACGATATCAATACGATGTTAAGCAATTATAATATTACAAATACCATGCTTAGTAATGATATTGTACTTACAAATGAGATAAAAGATTTAGGCGATTTAATAGAATACGGAATAGGAGAGAAAACAGAAAATATAGATAAAGACGGAGAAGAAAAAAGTGATGAAGAACTTTATGAGATTAGATATAATTTCAAAGTTATAGATATGGCAACAGGTGATACGCTTAAAGAATATAAATTAAAAAATCAGTCTGAAAGTGTATCAATTCTGCAGGAAATATGCACTTATTTAGAATTTCATTTATCCAACCTATTATTTAAATCTATGGAATCTCCAATAAACGGTATATATTTAAATTTTAGGATAGAAAGAATCACATTAGAAAATAAAACAAATGTAATAAATAATCAAGGGGAAATAATAGAAGGCGAATCTTTCACTCTAAATTTCAGATCAAATGCTGAAGGTTATTTATATATTTTTGCATTTCAAAATGATGGAAATGTAATATTAATGTTCCCTAATGACTTTAATAATTTCATAAAAAATAAATATAAAAATAAAATAGAAGCTAGAAAAAACTATGTAATTCCTCCTGAAAATTCTAAATTCAATATAAAAATAAGACCTCCATTTGGAGAAGATGCTTTTTACTGTTTATACACAAAAAAAGAACAGCAATGGATTAGAGGTGAATATTTTAAAGGCGACGGCTTTCAAATGTGTCAAAAAAATAAAATCGGAGAATTTACAGATAAATTGAAATATAAATTAAAATTCATTAATTCTAACGATTGGCATATATCAAAAGTATATTTAAAATCTATTTCAGAAACAAAATAA
- a CDS encoding ParB/RepB/Spo0J family partition protein yields the protein MSRKGGLGGQGLSALIKSTDTEIRTAAEEAEKNGVLEIDVSLIDVNPDQPRKVFNEEEIQGLAESIKENGLINPITLREKDGKYQIISGERRFRAFKFLNRNKVPALVLQNIADSKMLELTLVENIQRSDLNAIEVARSYKKLIYDLNIKQEELALRVGKSRSTISNSMRILDLSENIQNLILESKITEGHARAILSLNDENEREEFAKEIVEKGYSVRECERIVKERKNNISNNSNNEESTENKSEIKKENKKDPNIKKLENDLEKIFSTKVNVIDKNGKEGKIIIEYYSSDDLSRIMDMLEKVYERENGIKPTLEY from the coding sequence ATGAGCAGAAAAGGCGGACTTGGCGGTCAGGGTTTAAGTGCATTAATAAAATCTACTGACACTGAAATAAGAACAGCAGCTGAAGAAGCAGAAAAAAACGGAGTATTAGAAATAGATGTATCACTTATAGATGTTAATCCGGATCAGCCTAGAAAAGTATTTAATGAAGAAGAAATACAGGGGCTTGCCGAATCCATAAAAGAAAATGGACTCATAAATCCTATTACTTTAAGAGAAAAAGACGGAAAATATCAGATAATATCCGGAGAAAGAAGATTCAGAGCTTTCAAATTTTTAAATAGAAACAAAGTTCCAGCATTAGTTCTTCAAAATATAGCCGACTCCAAAATGCTTGAGCTTACATTAGTTGAAAATATACAAAGATCCGATTTAAATGCCATAGAAGTTGCAAGAAGCTATAAAAAATTAATATATGATTTGAATATCAAACAGGAAGAATTAGCTTTAAGAGTAGGAAAAAGCAGAAGTACAATATCAAATTCAATGCGTATATTAGATTTAAGCGAAAATATACAAAACTTAATATTAGAATCTAAAATAACAGAGGGACATGCAAGAGCTATATTATCATTAAATGATGAAAATGAAAGAGAAGAATTTGCTAAGGAAATAGTAGAAAAAGGATACTCTGTAAGGGAATGCGAAAGAATAGTAAAAGAAAGAAAAAATAATATTTCAAATAACTCTAATAATGAAGAAAGTACAGAAAATAAAAGTGAAATAAAAAAAGAAAATAAGAAAGACCCTAATATAAAAAAATTAGAAAATGATTTAGAAAAAATATTCTCTACTAAAGTTAATGTCATAGATAAAAATGGAAAAGAAGGTAAAATAATTATAGAATACTATAGTTCTGATGATCTATCCAGAATAATGGACATGCTTGAAAAAGTATATGAAAGAGAAAATGGAATAAAACCCACTCTTGAATATTAG
- a CDS encoding chloride channel protein, with amino-acid sequence MNLNFEIKYIKLFVLSACIGAVVGFIISIYRIILYKLSVNVFYVSNFIFERWYYPILLFVFLISMGCLIGYILTQYPQIRGAGVPQIKYYISLHEPKNIFFEILFKLFGSMISFASGISLGRAGPSMHVGMLVGLFFHKYFSKLAKYRRYLLVSGACAGMTATFSAPFTGIAFSFEELGEQKNHIVFVCIVFSSIASILVVEHIVGQGFILNFNLPKILEVRHYISLLPFGIMCGVLASILNYLMNFFSKMYQKINNDIIRPVPAFLLAGLMIMFFPYVLGSGDLLIGSIVKDKFSVSMLFVLIFVKLFYTSVCATSGAVGGVFFPTFILGASIGSLYDIFLIKYFPDYAVYGDLFILLGITSLMSGVTRTPIMVCILILEISNSISNFSALVIVAIISYMVAKVLGVTSIYDHND; translated from the coding sequence ATGAACTTGAATTTTGAAATTAAATATATAAAACTTTTTGTATTGTCAGCCTGTATAGGTGCAGTAGTAGGATTTATAATTTCTATATATAGAATCATATTATATAAATTAAGTGTCAATGTATTTTATGTTTCAAATTTTATATTTGAAAGATGGTATTATCCTATTCTTCTTTTTGTATTTCTTATAAGTATGGGCTGTCTTATAGGTTATATATTAACTCAGTACCCGCAAATAAGAGGTGCAGGAGTTCCTCAAATAAAATATTATATATCTTTGCATGAACCTAAAAATATATTTTTTGAAATTTTATTCAAACTTTTCGGCAGTATGATATCTTTTGCAAGCGGTATTTCATTAGGAAGAGCAGGTCCTTCTATGCATGTAGGTATGCTTGTAGGGCTTTTCTTTCATAAATACTTTTCTAAATTGGCAAAGTATAGAAGATATTTGCTTGTTTCAGGTGCTTGTGCAGGAATGACTGCTACTTTCAGTGCACCTTTTACTGGTATTGCTTTTTCTTTTGAAGAGCTTGGAGAGCAGAAAAACCATATAGTATTTGTATGCATAGTTTTTTCATCTATAGCTTCAATACTAGTTGTGGAGCATATAGTAGGGCAGGGATTTATACTTAATTTTAATTTGCCTAAAATACTTGAGGTAAGACATTATATATCTTTACTTCCTTTCGGTATAATGTGCGGTGTACTTGCTTCTATATTAAATTATCTTATGAATTTCTTTTCTAAAATGTATCAGAAAATTAATAATGATATAATTCGTCCAGTGCCTGCTTTTTTACTTGCCGGTTTAATGATAATGTTTTTTCCTTATGTTTTAGGAAGCGGCGATTTGCTCATAGGAAGTATTGTTAAAGATAAATTTTCTGTTTCTATGCTTTTTGTACTTATATTTGTTAAACTTTTTTATACTTCTGTATGTGCCACATCAGGAGCTGTCGGCGGAGTATTTTTTCCAACATTTATATTAGGAGCTTCAATAGGTTCTTTATATGATATATTCCTTATTAAATATTTTCCAGATTATGCTGTATACGGAGATTTATTTATACTTCTTGGCATAACATCACTTATGTCGGGTGTTACAAGAACGCCTATAATGGTATGTATATTGATACTAGAGATATCAAATTCCATTTCAAACTTTTCAGCTCTGGTTATAGTCGCCATTATATCGTACATGGTTGCTAAGGTATTGGGAGTAACTTCTATATACGATCATAATGATTGA
- a CDS encoding DUF2262 domain-containing protein, producing the protein MKNKIIKDFYENDYFSYESDCDLWNDEKISLLIDFGEEANKSEMLIKYIDKINEILKWIDEHKKNVTDFLIDKQCLELAQEWVITNEQIDENTYKNQSGELITIPIKEEDFFNAIYIDTILIDFDEDETRPDTTLHILFEPDYFKHHSLIIYIDGERNIEYGDIAG; encoded by the coding sequence ATGAAGAATAAGATTATAAAAGATTTTTATGAAAATGATTACTTTTCTTATGAATCTGACTGCGATTTATGGAATGATGAAAAAATATCATTATTAATAGATTTCGGAGAAGAAGCAAATAAATCCGAAATGCTTATAAAATATATAGATAAAATAAATGAAATATTGAAATGGATTGATGAACATAAAAAAAATGTTACAGATTTTCTTATAGATAAACAATGTTTGGAATTAGCACAAGAATGGGTAATAACTAATGAACAAATAGATGAAAACACATATAAAAATCAATCCGGAGAATTAATAACAATACCTATAAAAGAAGAAGATTTTTTTAATGCTATATATATAGATACAATACTAATAGATTTTGATGAAGATGAAACAAGACCTGATACTACATTACATATACTTTTTGAACCTGATTATTTTAAACATCATTCATTGATAATATATATTGACGGAGAAAGGAATATAGAATACGGAGATATAGCCGGATAA
- a CDS encoding rubrerythrin family protein: MAAKTLEEVLYQIFQGESNAANRYSLFGKASSNKAIQKVFSTTSLAEKIHAEKMRKLALRSGLDMSKFVPQLNPVEPAGDKENLEAGIKGEVYESTILYPQLAQVAIEQKNKLASDTVNSLGKVETEHAKLFQDIIDNFLNKDADVTFYLCPSCGNIYRDKAPETCETCGGSGKMFQKY, encoded by the coding sequence ATGGCTGCTAAAACATTAGAAGAAGTTTTATATCAAATATTTCAAGGTGAATCAAATGCTGCAAATAGATATAGTTTATTTGGCAAAGCATCTAGCAATAAAGCTATTCAGAAAGTATTCTCAACAACATCATTGGCAGAAAAAATTCATGCCGAAAAAATGAGAAAGTTGGCTTTGAGAAGCGGATTAGATATGAGTAAATTTGTACCTCAACTCAATCCGGTTGAACCTGCAGGAGATAAAGAAAATTTAGAAGCAGGTATAAAAGGAGAGGTTTATGAATCTACTATACTTTATCCTCAATTGGCACAGGTTGCCATAGAGCAGAAAAATAAATTGGCTAGCGATACAGTAAATTCATTGGGTAAAGTTGAAACAGAGCATGCTAAACTTTTCCAAGACATTATAGATAATTTCTTGAATAAAGATGCAGATGTTACTTTTTATCTTTGTCCTAGCTGCGGTAATATTTATAGGGATAAAGCCCCTGAAACTTGTGAAACTTGCGGCGGTTCCGGAAAAATGTTTCAAAAATATTAA
- a CDS encoding DNA alkylation repair protein, whose protein sequence is MKKYIKNLEIEFSSITNGFKEIEKKALSDLKSNNNSYIKELAYSAYKSDSYQVRMYSVFLFGYLSENKEILNFMKDIVSKDNNWRVQEILAKSFDEHCKILGYEKSIAIIDEWLNDTNPNTRRSVTEGLRIWTSKPYFKENPSEAIKRLSNLKQDNSEYVRKSVGNALRDISKKYPKLIEEELNSWNLEIKEIKQVYKLANKFIKQLNI, encoded by the coding sequence CTGAAAAAATACATTAAAAATTTGGAAATAGAATTTTCATCAATAACAAACGGATTTAAAGAAATAGAAAAAAAGGCATTATCTGATTTAAAATCTAATAATAATTCTTATATTAAAGAATTAGCATACTCGGCTTATAAATCAGATTCGTATCAAGTAAGAATGTACTCAGTATTTTTATTTGGTTATTTATCCGAAAACAAAGAAATTCTTAATTTTATGAAGGATATAGTTTCTAAAGATAATAATTGGAGAGTTCAGGAAATATTGGCAAAGTCTTTTGATGAACACTGTAAAATATTGGGATATGAAAAATCTATAGCAATTATTGATGAATGGCTGAATGATACTAATCCTAATACAAGACGCTCTGTAACTGAAGGTTTAAGAATATGGACGAGCAAACCATACTTCAAAGAAAATCCTAGTGAGGCGATTAAAAGATTATCAAATCTAAAACAGGATAATAGCGAATATGTTAGAAAATCTGTAGGTAATGCTTTAAGAGATATAAGCAAGAAATATCCAAAATTAATTGAAGAAGAATTAAACAGCTGGAATTTAGAAATAAAAGAAATAAAACAAGTTTATAAATTAGCAAATAAATTTATAAAACAATTAAATATATAA
- a CDS encoding AAA family ATPase, with protein sequence MNNIIITISRQYGSGGRNIGKLIANKLNINFYDKEFIEIVAKRTGMNKQYLENMEEKFTNDNLFFSAFHKEHFSSPFSGHIKYSTLDKMFEIQSEVVKDIANKGNCVIIGRCANFILKNTKHKCFNVFVHAHNKSRIERIKKEYGIYGVKMEEAETQLINTDKYRSNYYKYYTGMEWGDMVNYNLTIDSGCFSDENVCNIIIEAAKKRI encoded by the coding sequence ATGAATAATATTATTATAACTATAAGCAGACAGTACGGAAGCGGAGGAAGAAATATAGGAAAATTAATAGCGAATAAATTAAATATCAATTTCTATGATAAAGAATTCATAGAAATAGTGGCAAAAAGAACCGGCATGAACAAACAATATCTAGAAAATATGGAAGAAAAATTCACTAATGATAACCTTTTTTTTAGTGCATTTCATAAAGAACATTTCTCAAGCCCCTTCTCAGGACATATAAAATACTCCACTTTGGATAAAATGTTTGAAATACAGAGCGAAGTTGTAAAAGATATAGCAAATAAAGGAAATTGTGTAATAATAGGAAGATGTGCTAATTTTATACTTAAAAACACAAAACATAAATGCTTTAATGTATTTGTACATGCACATAATAAGAGCAGAATAGAAAGAATCAAAAAAGAATATGGAATATACGGAGTAAAAATGGAGGAGGCAGAAACTCAATTAATAAATACGGATAAATACAGATCTAATTATTACAAATACTACACTGGTATGGAATGGGGAGATATGGTGAATTATAATCTTACAATAGACAGCGGTTGTTTCAGCGATGAAAATGTATGCAATATAATAATAGAAGCTGCTAAAAAAAGAATATAA
- the ychF gene encoding redox-regulated ATPase YchF, translating into MALSIGIVGLPNVGKSTLFNALTNAHAEAANYPFCTIDKNEATAIIKDERVDKLAALFKSKKKVYNTTTFVDIAGLVKGASKGEGLGNKFLSHIREVNAVLHVVRVFEDGNITHIGDVDPLRDLDIILTELMLADIETVNARMEKQKKIAKGAKVKAAEEEVALLEKILPELNNFKPVFSLDLTDTEKEILKPLFLLTAKSMMIGANLSENELANPEKNPNYVTLQKYANERNIELIPFSAKIEADLQDLDEEERLSYLEDLGVKESGVARLTKAGHRLLKLLTFLTSGEDETRAWTVREGAYAPEAAGVIHSDFERGFISAEVINCDKLLELGSFVKAKEAGAIRLEGKQYLMQEGDVVTFRFNV; encoded by the coding sequence ATGGCTTTATCTATAGGGATAGTAGGACTTCCAAATGTAGGAAAATCAACACTTTTTAATGCTTTAACTAATGCCCACGCAGAGGCGGCTAATTATCCGTTTTGTACTATAGATAAAAATGAGGCCACTGCTATAATAAAAGATGAAAGAGTTGATAAATTAGCAGCACTTTTCAAATCAAAAAAGAAAGTTTATAACACAACAACCTTTGTTGATATTGCCGGACTTGTTAAAGGGGCTTCAAAAGGGGAGGGATTAGGAAACAAATTTCTTTCTCATATTAGAGAAGTTAATGCAGTGCTTCATGTTGTTCGTGTCTTTGAAGACGGCAATATTACTCATATAGGAGATGTTGATCCTTTAAGAGATTTAGATATTATATTAACAGAGCTTATGCTTGCTGATATTGAAACTGTTAATGCCAGAATGGAAAAACAAAAAAAGATAGCAAAAGGTGCCAAAGTAAAAGCAGCTGAAGAGGAAGTGGCATTGCTTGAAAAAATACTTCCAGAATTGAATAATTTTAAGCCTGTATTTAGTCTTGATTTGACAGATACTGAAAAAGAAATATTAAAGCCTTTATTTTTACTTACAGCAAAAAGTATGATGATAGGTGCTAATTTGTCAGAAAATGAACTTGCTAACCCAGAGAAAAATCCTAATTATGTAACATTACAAAAATATGCAAATGAAAGAAATATTGAGTTAATACCTTTCAGTGCTAAGATAGAGGCCGATTTACAAGATTTGGATGAAGAGGAGAGATTAAGCTATTTAGAAGATTTGGGTGTTAAAGAATCAGGTGTTGCAAGACTTACAAAGGCTGGACACAGATTATTAAAACTTTTAACATTCCTAACTTCAGGAGAAGATGAAACAAGGGCTTGGACAGTTAGAGAAGGTGCTTATGCTCCGGAGGCTGCCGGTGTTATACACAGCGACTTTGAGAGAGGATTTATCAGTGCTGAAGTCATAAACTGTGATAAACTTTTAGAGCTTGGAAGTTTTGTTAAAGCCAAAGAGGCTGGTGCTATAAGATTGGAAGGAAAGCAGTATCTTATGCAGGAAGGCGATGTTGTAACTTTTAGATTTAATGTTTAA
- a CDS encoding TIGR00282 family metallophosphoesterase, whose translation MSVKNILCLGDIIGVTGRYAIRRHLEEIKLENNIDFIIANGENAANGIGITRDTAAELFNSGIDVLTSGNHIWNNRDVFALIGNEHRLLRPYNYPSDAPGLGYYIYDMLDCKIGVINLMGRTFMDPLDCPFKKANLAIKHIKEKTNIIFIDFHAEATAEKIAFSYYLEGQVSCIFGTHTHVQTADEKILSSYTAYISDLGMCGSYNSVIGMKKEPAIARFVTKMPHRFEVETTSPMINGIIVQVDSSTGKAISIKRVNLVYHNDIVERQEK comes from the coding sequence ATGTCTGTGAAAAATATATTATGTCTTGGCGATATTATAGGCGTTACAGGACGTTATGCTATTAGAAGGCATTTAGAAGAGATAAAATTAGAAAATAATATAGATTTTATAATAGCAAATGGTGAAAATGCTGCCAATGGAATAGGCATTACTAGAGATACAGCAGCAGAACTTTTTAATTCCGGTATAGATGTACTTACTTCTGGTAATCATATTTGGAATAATAGAGATGTTTTTGCTTTAATAGGAAATGAGCATCGTCTGCTTCGTCCGTATAATTATCCTAGTGATGCTCCTGGACTTGGCTATTATATATATGATATGTTGGATTGTAAGATTGGCGTGATTAATCTTATGGGAAGGACTTTTATGGATCCTTTAGATTGTCCTTTTAAAAAGGCTAATCTTGCAATTAAACATATAAAAGAAAAAACTAATATTATATTTATAGATTTCCATGCAGAAGCTACAGCGGAAAAAATAGCTTTTTCCTATTATCTTGAAGGACAAGTTTCATGTATATTTGGAACGCATACTCATGTTCAAACTGCAGATGAAAAAATATTATCATCATACACTGCTTATATATCAGATTTGGGTATGTGTGGAAGTTATAATTCTGTTATAGGAATGAAAAAAGAGCCTGCTATTGCTAGATTTGTTACCAAAATGCCTCATAGATTTGAAGTTGAAACTACTAGTCCTATGATTAATGGTATTATAGTTCAGGTTGATAGTTCTACAGGAAAGGCTATTTCTATTAAAAGAGTTAATTTAGTTTATCATAATGATATTGTAGAAAGACAGGAAAAATAA
- the rny gene encoding ribonuclease Y, translated as MNPVIIITSVVVAFVFGYITRFVIAKIKLNSTEIITHKLLQSAREQAENERKTILSEANSEIQKERNRLESENRDRKAEIQKLENRVLQREANIDKKSQYLENKEHNIENKMKKIKEQEDKLSFVIQEAERELERISGLTKEEAKADLIKNIEEDAKKSATKIVDNIEKNAIETGEKKAREIIVQTIQRLSSEVAQESSVTSVSLPSEEMKGRIIGREGRNIRMLETLTGVDIIIDDTPEAVVISCFDPVRKHIAKVSLEKLILDGRIHPARIEEVVERTKREVEDSIMEAGENAIVDLNLTTMHHELIRHMGRLQYRTSYGQNMLAHSKEVANIAAMIAAEIGANVDLAKRSAFLHDIGKAIETEGEGSHAMSGADLAKRCGEKEEVVNAIRAHHNDVDTQTVEAVIVKAADAISAARPGARRESFESYIKRLDNLEKIADSIEGVEKSFAIQAGRELRVMAKSDMVDDVHAKQIARDIAKRIEDELKYPGIIRVTVIRETRAVEVAR; from the coding sequence ATGAATCCAGTAATAATAATCACCTCTGTTGTAGTTGCGTTTGTTTTCGGGTATATAACCCGTTTTGTTATAGCTAAAATAAAGCTTAATTCTACGGAGATAATAACACATAAATTGCTCCAAAGTGCAAGAGAGCAAGCAGAAAATGAGAGAAAGACTATACTTTCTGAAGCTAATTCTGAAATACAGAAAGAACGTAATAGGTTAGAAAGCGAAAATAGAGACAGAAAAGCTGAAATTCAGAAATTAGAAAATAGAGTGCTACAACGAGAGGCTAACATTGATAAAAAGTCCCAATATTTGGAAAATAAAGAACATAATATTGAGAATAAAATGAAAAAAATAAAAGAACAGGAGGATAAATTAAGTTTCGTAATACAAGAAGCAGAAAGAGAACTTGAGAGAATATCAGGGCTTACTAAAGAAGAAGCTAAGGCTGATTTGATTAAAAATATAGAGGAAGATGCTAAAAAATCTGCTACTAAAATAGTTGATAATATAGAAAAAAATGCCATAGAAACAGGAGAAAAAAAGGCTAGAGAAATTATAGTGCAAACTATACAAAGGCTTTCCAGTGAAGTGGCTCAGGAAAGTTCTGTAACATCAGTGTCTTTACCTAGTGAGGAAATGAAAGGCAGAATCATAGGAAGAGAAGGAAGAAATATCAGAATGCTTGAGACGCTTACAGGTGTTGATATTATCATAGATGATACTCCGGAAGCTGTTGTAATATCATGCTTTGATCCTGTAAGAAAACATATAGCTAAAGTTTCATTAGAAAAACTTATATTGGATGGAAGAATACACCCTGCCAGAATAGAAGAAGTTGTTGAGAGGACTAAGAGAGAGGTTGAGGATTCTATAATGGAAGCTGGTGAAAATGCTATTGTAGATTTGAATCTTACTACTATGCATCATGAATTAATCAGACATATGGGCCGTCTTCAATATAGAACTAGTTATGGACAAAATATGCTTGCCCATAGTAAAGAGGTTGCTAATATTGCCGCTATGATAGCTGCTGAAATAGGGGCTAATGTTGATTTAGCTAAGAGAAGTGCATTTTTGCATGATATAGGAAAGGCTATAGAAACAGAAGGCGAAGGTTCTCATGCTATGAGCGGTGCTGATTTGGCTAAAAGATGCGGAGAAAAAGAAGAGGTTGTAAACGCTATAAGAGCCCATCATAATGATGTTGATACTCAGACAGTTGAAGCTGTAATAGTAAAGGCTGCTGATGCTATTAGTGCGGCAAGACCTGGTGCAAGACGAGAATCTTTTGAAAGCTATATTAAGCGTTTGGATAATTTAGAGAAGATTGCTGATAGTATAGAGGGGGTTGAAAAATCTTTTGCTATACAGGCAGGACGCGAGCTTAGAGTTATGGCTAAAAGTGATATGGTAGATGATGTTCATGCTAAACAGATAGCAAGAGATATTGCTAAAAGAATAGAAGATGAATTAAAATACCCGGGTATAATTAGAGTTACTGTTATTAGAGAAACTAGAGCAGTTGAAGTTGCAAGGTAA
- a CDS encoding STAS domain-containing protein, whose translation MIDISFESSYYLKDDSVIIISLYNNIYDEHLPQIKDLFSEFIKKDINSIILDLSDCLFIEKEIWEYFIELKRKLSHKKGDLVLANMYGVVKNDYNIMELSNYLESFNNINNAFYNFGILNDIKSA comes from the coding sequence ATGATAGATATTTCATTTGAAAGCAGCTATTATTTAAAAGATGATTCTGTTATTATTATATCTTTATATAATAATATATACGATGAGCATCTTCCTCAAATAAAAGATTTATTTTCAGAGTTTATTAAAAAAGATATAAACAGCATTATATTAGATTTGTCCGATTGTCTATTTATAGAAAAAGAGATATGGGAATATTTTATAGAGCTAAAAAGAAAACTATCGCATAAAAAAGGAGATTTAGTTTTAGCGAATATGTATGGTGTTGTTAAAAATGATTATAATATTATGGAATTATCAAACTATTTGGAATCTTTTAACAATATAAATAATGCTTTTTATAATTTCGGAATATTAAATGATATTAAATCAGCTTAA